One stretch of Armigeres subalbatus isolate Guangzhou_Male chromosome 2, GZ_Asu_2, whole genome shotgun sequence DNA includes these proteins:
- the LOC134211308 gene encoding uncharacterized protein LOC134211308 isoform X2, with translation MMMKVYSATTTTTVQHPQQQHHQQQQQQQNTMQMNAVRKINSLLQSGAVSVTGIPGNQPRMIQKKPINNQTSVSITTTNSYVSKQQKCYVCGDNAGINATLLTEASTTTSQTEFTSKIAKIVGEGYMVIIGTDDVVCRRCITLFNQMDKLETDLEHVRHTLTNYIHRKYNILDDDPGIAAPPAKIQKLGTSSTTLTQYSIKSINDSGQDVNELSRKTNTSGMSDMNNSSMDIENQLSNMFEKPQQQIVTQQLQPQQPQQIQTINNGANIVSSTAQPVQTATIRRNPIKMYKCMSCDFKTQDLTQFQPHYEQCKANTSQQQIATPTATATTTTSSAYRCKLCKKIFASVALLKQHNAQEHQHPAQQATEIKIIDQQNPGTTITQLYACNMCTYKTPDKQNYDDHLRKHIKLKPFKCRVCLMRFETREQASVHAKNHQPDYFKCGICNVTFNKRELLMKHLETHENVKKHPSMQKHTTITTVQQSQSQQQPQQQILHQQPPLSQIHIKNEVPVVNQVADSSTQKLLQASIDEALRETIGETIDAKSIQFHSCNTCSLTFLNEKLYSQHMKMHTGPGVGSTHAPISSNQTIGGTTISNSKKMINQHAAALNNGGQELHGKLLTSGTTSATGGLTTSHSNTISDGDLESIFEKIHSDKNDINTGDNLVITSQDNASGNITYSITLAQQGQDRGAASGQTATFVQQQQSQQQAVDGIESKMVVQNQIQQQASVGIDMPTLDQGDDHHQQQQQHQANQSQLKQEPLNIPVSMPSLEDDGEQSQNSQNSNAEGVPMELEGMQDADGQQIKFILNENGQLLQLDNHILTTDADGNQILVQGTDSEQIQQLLQSVGVVMQGGEGLGEGETLQMIGGDGQTGQMILVQGADGQEQLIDASLLNADGNIVIQQSQEGELNAEGTHITTQDGLQIPVSVAFATSGEVDQEGNLTVMAGGEGGEQHIQLQLQQQGEGEEQHHIEDADGQQAILTESGHIILQAQDQVGEQHQKHDASDDSSQNGTVSAGVAGSSTTGGSTAGATSAATTTTNPPEQEMFNFDELIQPQVVIKQQTKESINVEERKPIDTASDNTQNAASGDPKETK, from the exons ATGATGATGAAG GTTTATAGCGCTACTACGACAACGACAGTCCAACATCCGCAGCAACAGCAtcatcaacagcagcagcaacaacaaaacACAATGCAGATGAACGCAGTGCGTAAAATAAACAGCCTCCTGCAAAGTGGTGCCGTGAGTGTCACCGGGATTCCTGGAAACCAACCGAGGATGATCCAGAAGAAGCCCATCAATAATCAAACGAGCGTATCGATCACGACGACCAATAGCTACGTTTCGAAGCAGCAAAAATGTTACGTTTGTGGAGACAATGCGGGCATCAATGCCACGCTTTTAACGGAAGCGTCAACTACCACTTCCCAAACCGAATTCACGTCAAAGATTGCAAAAATTGTAGGCGAAGGCTACATGGTCATCATCGGCACAGACGACGTCGTGTGTAGGAGGTGTATCACACTGTTCAATCAGATGGACAAACTCGAAACAGATCTCGAGCATGTGCGGCATACGTTAACGAATTATATCCACAGAAAATATAACATCCTAGATGATGACCCTGGAATAGCCGCACCGCCCGCCAAGATTCAAAAGCTCGGTACCTCGAGTACGACTTTGACCCAGTACAGTATAAAATCGATTAACGACTCCGGACAGGACGTGAACGAACTTTCACGGAAAACCAACACGTCCGGTATGTCGGATATGAACAATAGTTCAATGGATATTGAAAATCAACTGTCGAACATGTTCGAAAAACCACAACAACAAATTGTAACGCAACAGTTACAGCCTCAACAACCCCAACAAATACAGACCATAAACAATGGAGCCAATATAGTCAGCAGTACAGCTCAGCCGGTGCAGACAGCCACGATCCGAAGGAACCCGATTAAAATGTACAAGTGCATGTCCTGTGATTTCAAAACGCAGGATCTTACTCAATTCCAACCTCACTACGAACAGTGTAAAGCCAACACTAGCCAGCAGCAGATAGCGACTCCAACTGCTACTGCTACAACGACTACTTCATCGGCGTATCGCTGCAAGCTGTGCAAGAAGATCTTCGCTTCTGTTGCTCTTCTGAAACAACACAATGCCCAGGAGCACCAACACCCTGCTCAACAAGCGACCGAAATCAAAATCATAGACCAGCAAAATCCCGGAACGACGATAACTCAGTTGTACGCCTGCAATATGTGCACGTACAAAACCCCCGACAAACAGAACTACGATGATCACCTTCGGAAACACATCAAATTGAAGCCGTTCAAATGTCGGGTATGCTTAATGCGATTCGAAACGCGCGAACAGGCCTCTGTACATGCGAAGAACCATCAACCGGATTATTTCAAGTGTGGCATTTGTAACGTTACGTTCAATAAGCGTGAGCTTCTGATGAAACACTTGGAAACCCATGAAAATGTCAAGAAGCATCCCTCCATGCAAAAGCACACAACGATCACAACGGTGCAGCAGTCTCAATCCCAACAACAGCCTCAACAGCAGATATTACACCAGCAGCCTCCACTATCGCAGATCCACATCAAGAATGAGGTCCCTGTGGTTAACCAGGTGGCCGATTCGTCGACTCAGAAACTGCTGCAGGCCTCAATAGATGAAGCGCTGCGAGAAACCATAGGGGAAACGATCGACGCCAAATCAATTCAATTCCACTCTTGTAACACCTGCTCCCTGACATTCCTCAACGAGAAGCTATACAGTCAGCACATGAAGATGCACACCGGTCCGGGCGTGGGAAGCACCCATGCACCGATCAGCAGTAATCAGACGATCGGCGGAACCACCATTTCCAATAGTAAAAAGATGATCAACCAGCATGCGGCTGCACTGAACAATGGCGGCCAGGAGCTACATGGAAAGCTCCTGACATCGGGTACTACTTCTGCCACCGGCGGACTAACCACCAGCCATAGCAACACCATCTCCGATGGCGATCTCGAGAGCATTTTCGAGAAAATCCACTCGGACAAAAACGACATCAACACCGGTGATAATCTGGTCATCACTAGCCAGGACAATGCTAGTGGTAACATCACGTACAGCATAACGCTGGCGCAGCAGGGTCAGGATAGGGGAGCGGCATCGGGACAGACGGCAACGTTCGTGCAGCAACAACAGTCCCAGCAACAAGCGGTGGATGGCATCGAAAGTAAAATG GTTGTCCAGAATCAAATCCAACAACAAGCCTCTGTTGGCATTGATATGCCCACGCTCGATCAAGGCGATGACCAccatcagcagcagcaacaacatcaAGCGAATCAATCCCAGCTCAAGCAGGAACCTTTGAATATACCCGTCAGTATGCCAAGCTTGGAAGATGACGGCGAACAGTCACAAAACAGTCAAAATTCCAATGCCGAAGGTGTTCCGATGGAGCTGGAAGGAATGCAGGATGCCGACGGACAGCAAATTAAATTTATTCTCAATGAAAACGGACAGCTGCTGCAGCTGGACAACCACATACTGACCACGGATGCCGATGGAAATCAAATTTTGGTTCAGGGCACCGATAGCGAGCAGATTCAGCAACTGCTACAAAGTGTGGGCGTAGTTATGCAGGGCGGTGAAGGTTTGGGTGAAGGGGAAACACTGCAGATGATTGGTGGCGATGGGCAGACGGGACAAATGATTCTCGTCCAGGGTGCCGACGGACAGGAACAGTTGATTGACGCCTCACTCCTGAATGCCGACGGTAATATCGTCATCCAGCAGTCGCAAGAAGGTGAACTCAACGCCGAGGGAACTCACATAACCACACAAGATGGGCTGCAAATTCCGGTGTCGGTGGCGTTCGCTACCTCCGGTGAAGTAGACCAAGAGGGCAATCTAACCGTAATGGCTGGCGGCGAAGGCGGCGAACAGCACATACAGCTGCAACTTCAACAGCAGGGCGAAGGCGAAGAGCAACACCATATCGAAGACGCCGACGGACAGCAAGCCATCCTCACTGAAAGTGGTCACATTATTCTTCAAGCGCAGGATCAGGTCGGCGAGCAGCATCAAAAGCATGACGCTTCGGATGACAGCAGTCAAAATGGAACCGTTAGTGCAGGTGTGGCTGGAAGCTCCACCACAGGAGGAAGTACGGCTGGGGCGACCAGTGCAGCAACAACGACCACTAATCCACCCGAGCAAGAAATGTTCAACTTTGATGAACTTATCCAACCGCAAGTGGTAATAAAGCAACAG
- the LOC134211308 gene encoding uncharacterized protein LOC134211308 isoform X3 produces the protein MKKIVQPIRKVYSATTTTTVQHPQQQHHQQQQQQQNTMQMNAVRKINSLLQSGAVSVTGIPGNQPRMIQKKPINNQTSVSITTTNSYVSKQQKCYVCGDNAGINATLLTEASTTTSQTEFTSKIAKIVGEGYMVIIGTDDVVCRRCITLFNQMDKLETDLEHVRHTLTNYIHRKYNILDDDPGIAAPPAKIQKLGTSSTTLTQYSIKSINDSGQDVNELSRKTNTSGMSDMNNSSMDIENQLSNMFEKPQQQIVTQQLQPQQPQQIQTINNGANIVSSTAQPVQTATIRRNPIKMYKCMSCDFKTQDLTQFQPHYEQCKANTSQQQIATPTATATTTTSSAYRCKLCKKIFASVALLKQHNAQEHQHPAQQATEIKIIDQQNPGTTITQLYACNMCTYKTPDKQNYDDHLRKHIKLKPFKCRVCLMRFETREQASVHAKNHQPDYFKCGICNVTFNKRELLMKHLETHENVKKHPSMQKHTTITTVQQSQSQQQPQQQILHQQPPLSQIHIKNEVPVVNQVADSSTQKLLQASIDEALRETIGETIDAKSIQFHSCNTCSLTFLNEKLYSQHMKMHTGPGVGSTHAPISSNQTIGGTTISNSKKMINQHAAALNNGGQELHGKLLTSGTTSATGGLTTSHSNTISDGDLESIFEKIHSDKNDINTGDNLVITSQDNASGNITYSITLAQQGQDRGAASGQTATFVQQQQSQQQAVDGIESKMVVQNQIQQQASVGIDMPTLDQGDDHHQQQQQHQANQSQLKQEPLNIPVSMPSLEDDGEQSQNSQNSNAEGVPMELEGMQDADGQQIKFILNENGQLLQLDNHILTTDADGNQILVQGTDSEQIQQLLQSVGVVMQGGEGLGEGETLQMIGGDGQTGQMILVQGADGQEQLIDASLLNADGNIVIQQSQEGELNAEGTHITTQDGLQIPVSVAFATSGEVDQEGNLTVMAGGEGGEQHIQLQLQQQGEGEEQHHIEDADGQQAILTESGHIILQAQDQVGEQHQKHDASDDSSQNGTVSAGVAGSSTTGGSTAGATSAATTTTNPPEQEMFNFDELIQPQVVIKQQPA, from the exons GTTTATAGCGCTACTACGACAACGACAGTCCAACATCCGCAGCAACAGCAtcatcaacagcagcagcaacaacaaaacACAATGCAGATGAACGCAGTGCGTAAAATAAACAGCCTCCTGCAAAGTGGTGCCGTGAGTGTCACCGGGATTCCTGGAAACCAACCGAGGATGATCCAGAAGAAGCCCATCAATAATCAAACGAGCGTATCGATCACGACGACCAATAGCTACGTTTCGAAGCAGCAAAAATGTTACGTTTGTGGAGACAATGCGGGCATCAATGCCACGCTTTTAACGGAAGCGTCAACTACCACTTCCCAAACCGAATTCACGTCAAAGATTGCAAAAATTGTAGGCGAAGGCTACATGGTCATCATCGGCACAGACGACGTCGTGTGTAGGAGGTGTATCACACTGTTCAATCAGATGGACAAACTCGAAACAGATCTCGAGCATGTGCGGCATACGTTAACGAATTATATCCACAGAAAATATAACATCCTAGATGATGACCCTGGAATAGCCGCACCGCCCGCCAAGATTCAAAAGCTCGGTACCTCGAGTACGACTTTGACCCAGTACAGTATAAAATCGATTAACGACTCCGGACAGGACGTGAACGAACTTTCACGGAAAACCAACACGTCCGGTATGTCGGATATGAACAATAGTTCAATGGATATTGAAAATCAACTGTCGAACATGTTCGAAAAACCACAACAACAAATTGTAACGCAACAGTTACAGCCTCAACAACCCCAACAAATACAGACCATAAACAATGGAGCCAATATAGTCAGCAGTACAGCTCAGCCGGTGCAGACAGCCACGATCCGAAGGAACCCGATTAAAATGTACAAGTGCATGTCCTGTGATTTCAAAACGCAGGATCTTACTCAATTCCAACCTCACTACGAACAGTGTAAAGCCAACACTAGCCAGCAGCAGATAGCGACTCCAACTGCTACTGCTACAACGACTACTTCATCGGCGTATCGCTGCAAGCTGTGCAAGAAGATCTTCGCTTCTGTTGCTCTTCTGAAACAACACAATGCCCAGGAGCACCAACACCCTGCTCAACAAGCGACCGAAATCAAAATCATAGACCAGCAAAATCCCGGAACGACGATAACTCAGTTGTACGCCTGCAATATGTGCACGTACAAAACCCCCGACAAACAGAACTACGATGATCACCTTCGGAAACACATCAAATTGAAGCCGTTCAAATGTCGGGTATGCTTAATGCGATTCGAAACGCGCGAACAGGCCTCTGTACATGCGAAGAACCATCAACCGGATTATTTCAAGTGTGGCATTTGTAACGTTACGTTCAATAAGCGTGAGCTTCTGATGAAACACTTGGAAACCCATGAAAATGTCAAGAAGCATCCCTCCATGCAAAAGCACACAACGATCACAACGGTGCAGCAGTCTCAATCCCAACAACAGCCTCAACAGCAGATATTACACCAGCAGCCTCCACTATCGCAGATCCACATCAAGAATGAGGTCCCTGTGGTTAACCAGGTGGCCGATTCGTCGACTCAGAAACTGCTGCAGGCCTCAATAGATGAAGCGCTGCGAGAAACCATAGGGGAAACGATCGACGCCAAATCAATTCAATTCCACTCTTGTAACACCTGCTCCCTGACATTCCTCAACGAGAAGCTATACAGTCAGCACATGAAGATGCACACCGGTCCGGGCGTGGGAAGCACCCATGCACCGATCAGCAGTAATCAGACGATCGGCGGAACCACCATTTCCAATAGTAAAAAGATGATCAACCAGCATGCGGCTGCACTGAACAATGGCGGCCAGGAGCTACATGGAAAGCTCCTGACATCGGGTACTACTTCTGCCACCGGCGGACTAACCACCAGCCATAGCAACACCATCTCCGATGGCGATCTCGAGAGCATTTTCGAGAAAATCCACTCGGACAAAAACGACATCAACACCGGTGATAATCTGGTCATCACTAGCCAGGACAATGCTAGTGGTAACATCACGTACAGCATAACGCTGGCGCAGCAGGGTCAGGATAGGGGAGCGGCATCGGGACAGACGGCAACGTTCGTGCAGCAACAACAGTCCCAGCAACAAGCGGTGGATGGCATCGAAAGTAAAATG GTTGTCCAGAATCAAATCCAACAACAAGCCTCTGTTGGCATTGATATGCCCACGCTCGATCAAGGCGATGACCAccatcagcagcagcaacaacatcaAGCGAATCAATCCCAGCTCAAGCAGGAACCTTTGAATATACCCGTCAGTATGCCAAGCTTGGAAGATGACGGCGAACAGTCACAAAACAGTCAAAATTCCAATGCCGAAGGTGTTCCGATGGAGCTGGAAGGAATGCAGGATGCCGACGGACAGCAAATTAAATTTATTCTCAATGAAAACGGACAGCTGCTGCAGCTGGACAACCACATACTGACCACGGATGCCGATGGAAATCAAATTTTGGTTCAGGGCACCGATAGCGAGCAGATTCAGCAACTGCTACAAAGTGTGGGCGTAGTTATGCAGGGCGGTGAAGGTTTGGGTGAAGGGGAAACACTGCAGATGATTGGTGGCGATGGGCAGACGGGACAAATGATTCTCGTCCAGGGTGCCGACGGACAGGAACAGTTGATTGACGCCTCACTCCTGAATGCCGACGGTAATATCGTCATCCAGCAGTCGCAAGAAGGTGAACTCAACGCCGAGGGAACTCACATAACCACACAAGATGGGCTGCAAATTCCGGTGTCGGTGGCGTTCGCTACCTCCGGTGAAGTAGACCAAGAGGGCAATCTAACCGTAATGGCTGGCGGCGAAGGCGGCGAACAGCACATACAGCTGCAACTTCAACAGCAGGGCGAAGGCGAAGAGCAACACCATATCGAAGACGCCGACGGACAGCAAGCCATCCTCACTGAAAGTGGTCACATTATTCTTCAAGCGCAGGATCAGGTCGGCGAGCAGCATCAAAAGCATGACGCTTCGGATGACAGCAGTCAAAATGGAACCGTTAGTGCAGGTGTGGCTGGAAGCTCCACCACAGGAGGAAGTACGGCTGGGGCGACCAGTGCAGCAACAACGACCACTAATCCACCCGAGCAAGAAATGTTCAACTTTGATGAACTTATCCAACCGCAAGTGGTAATAAAGCAACAG
- the LOC134211308 gene encoding uncharacterized protein LOC134211308 isoform X4, producing the protein MQMNAVRKINSLLQSGAVSVTGIPGNQPRMIQKKPINNQTSVSITTTNSYVSKQQKCYVCGDNAGINATLLTEASTTTSQTEFTSKIAKIVGEGYMVIIGTDDVVCRRCITLFNQMDKLETDLEHVRHTLTNYIHRKYNILDDDPGIAAPPAKIQKLGTSSTTLTQYSIKSINDSGQDVNELSRKTNTSGMSDMNNSSMDIENQLSNMFEKPQQQIVTQQLQPQQPQQIQTINNGANIVSSTAQPVQTATIRRNPIKMYKCMSCDFKTQDLTQFQPHYEQCKANTSQQQIATPTATATTTTSSAYRCKLCKKIFASVALLKQHNAQEHQHPAQQATEIKIIDQQNPGTTITQLYACNMCTYKTPDKQNYDDHLRKHIKLKPFKCRVCLMRFETREQASVHAKNHQPDYFKCGICNVTFNKRELLMKHLETHENVKKHPSMQKHTTITTVQQSQSQQQPQQQILHQQPPLSQIHIKNEVPVVNQVADSSTQKLLQASIDEALRETIGETIDAKSIQFHSCNTCSLTFLNEKLYSQHMKMHTGPGVGSTHAPISSNQTIGGTTISNSKKMINQHAAALNNGGQELHGKLLTSGTTSATGGLTTSHSNTISDGDLESIFEKIHSDKNDINTGDNLVITSQDNASGNITYSITLAQQGQDRGAASGQTATFVQQQQSQQQAVDGIESKMVVQNQIQQQASVGIDMPTLDQGDDHHQQQQQHQANQSQLKQEPLNIPVSMPSLEDDGEQSQNSQNSNAEGVPMELEGMQDADGQQIKFILNENGQLLQLDNHILTTDADGNQILVQGTDSEQIQQLLQSVGVVMQGGEGLGEGETLQMIGGDGQTGQMILVQGADGQEQLIDASLLNADGNIVIQQSQEGELNAEGTHITTQDGLQIPVSVAFATSGEVDQEGNLTVMAGGEGGEQHIQLQLQQQGEGEEQHHIEDADGQQAILTESGHIILQAQDQVGEQHQKHDASDDSSQNGTVSAGVAGSSTTGGSTAGATSAATTTTNPPEQEMFNFDELIQPQVVIKQQTKESINVEERKPIDTASDNTQNAASGDPKETK; encoded by the exons ATGCAGATGAACGCAGTGCGTAAAATAAACAGCCTCCTGCAAAGTGGTGCCGTGAGTGTCACCGGGATTCCTGGAAACCAACCGAGGATGATCCAGAAGAAGCCCATCAATAATCAAACGAGCGTATCGATCACGACGACCAATAGCTACGTTTCGAAGCAGCAAAAATGTTACGTTTGTGGAGACAATGCGGGCATCAATGCCACGCTTTTAACGGAAGCGTCAACTACCACTTCCCAAACCGAATTCACGTCAAAGATTGCAAAAATTGTAGGCGAAGGCTACATGGTCATCATCGGCACAGACGACGTCGTGTGTAGGAGGTGTATCACACTGTTCAATCAGATGGACAAACTCGAAACAGATCTCGAGCATGTGCGGCATACGTTAACGAATTATATCCACAGAAAATATAACATCCTAGATGATGACCCTGGAATAGCCGCACCGCCCGCCAAGATTCAAAAGCTCGGTACCTCGAGTACGACTTTGACCCAGTACAGTATAAAATCGATTAACGACTCCGGACAGGACGTGAACGAACTTTCACGGAAAACCAACACGTCCGGTATGTCGGATATGAACAATAGTTCAATGGATATTGAAAATCAACTGTCGAACATGTTCGAAAAACCACAACAACAAATTGTAACGCAACAGTTACAGCCTCAACAACCCCAACAAATACAGACCATAAACAATGGAGCCAATATAGTCAGCAGTACAGCTCAGCCGGTGCAGACAGCCACGATCCGAAGGAACCCGATTAAAATGTACAAGTGCATGTCCTGTGATTTCAAAACGCAGGATCTTACTCAATTCCAACCTCACTACGAACAGTGTAAAGCCAACACTAGCCAGCAGCAGATAGCGACTCCAACTGCTACTGCTACAACGACTACTTCATCGGCGTATCGCTGCAAGCTGTGCAAGAAGATCTTCGCTTCTGTTGCTCTTCTGAAACAACACAATGCCCAGGAGCACCAACACCCTGCTCAACAAGCGACCGAAATCAAAATCATAGACCAGCAAAATCCCGGAACGACGATAACTCAGTTGTACGCCTGCAATATGTGCACGTACAAAACCCCCGACAAACAGAACTACGATGATCACCTTCGGAAACACATCAAATTGAAGCCGTTCAAATGTCGGGTATGCTTAATGCGATTCGAAACGCGCGAACAGGCCTCTGTACATGCGAAGAACCATCAACCGGATTATTTCAAGTGTGGCATTTGTAACGTTACGTTCAATAAGCGTGAGCTTCTGATGAAACACTTGGAAACCCATGAAAATGTCAAGAAGCATCCCTCCATGCAAAAGCACACAACGATCACAACGGTGCAGCAGTCTCAATCCCAACAACAGCCTCAACAGCAGATATTACACCAGCAGCCTCCACTATCGCAGATCCACATCAAGAATGAGGTCCCTGTGGTTAACCAGGTGGCCGATTCGTCGACTCAGAAACTGCTGCAGGCCTCAATAGATGAAGCGCTGCGAGAAACCATAGGGGAAACGATCGACGCCAAATCAATTCAATTCCACTCTTGTAACACCTGCTCCCTGACATTCCTCAACGAGAAGCTATACAGTCAGCACATGAAGATGCACACCGGTCCGGGCGTGGGAAGCACCCATGCACCGATCAGCAGTAATCAGACGATCGGCGGAACCACCATTTCCAATAGTAAAAAGATGATCAACCAGCATGCGGCTGCACTGAACAATGGCGGCCAGGAGCTACATGGAAAGCTCCTGACATCGGGTACTACTTCTGCCACCGGCGGACTAACCACCAGCCATAGCAACACCATCTCCGATGGCGATCTCGAGAGCATTTTCGAGAAAATCCACTCGGACAAAAACGACATCAACACCGGTGATAATCTGGTCATCACTAGCCAGGACAATGCTAGTGGTAACATCACGTACAGCATAACGCTGGCGCAGCAGGGTCAGGATAGGGGAGCGGCATCGGGACAGACGGCAACGTTCGTGCAGCAACAACAGTCCCAGCAACAAGCGGTGGATGGCATCGAAAGTAAAATG GTTGTCCAGAATCAAATCCAACAACAAGCCTCTGTTGGCATTGATATGCCCACGCTCGATCAAGGCGATGACCAccatcagcagcagcaacaacatcaAGCGAATCAATCCCAGCTCAAGCAGGAACCTTTGAATATACCCGTCAGTATGCCAAGCTTGGAAGATGACGGCGAACAGTCACAAAACAGTCAAAATTCCAATGCCGAAGGTGTTCCGATGGAGCTGGAAGGAATGCAGGATGCCGACGGACAGCAAATTAAATTTATTCTCAATGAAAACGGACAGCTGCTGCAGCTGGACAACCACATACTGACCACGGATGCCGATGGAAATCAAATTTTGGTTCAGGGCACCGATAGCGAGCAGATTCAGCAACTGCTACAAAGTGTGGGCGTAGTTATGCAGGGCGGTGAAGGTTTGGGTGAAGGGGAAACACTGCAGATGATTGGTGGCGATGGGCAGACGGGACAAATGATTCTCGTCCAGGGTGCCGACGGACAGGAACAGTTGATTGACGCCTCACTCCTGAATGCCGACGGTAATATCGTCATCCAGCAGTCGCAAGAAGGTGAACTCAACGCCGAGGGAACTCACATAACCACACAAGATGGGCTGCAAATTCCGGTGTCGGTGGCGTTCGCTACCTCCGGTGAAGTAGACCAAGAGGGCAATCTAACCGTAATGGCTGGCGGCGAAGGCGGCGAACAGCACATACAGCTGCAACTTCAACAGCAGGGCGAAGGCGAAGAGCAACACCATATCGAAGACGCCGACGGACAGCAAGCCATCCTCACTGAAAGTGGTCACATTATTCTTCAAGCGCAGGATCAGGTCGGCGAGCAGCATCAAAAGCATGACGCTTCGGATGACAGCAGTCAAAATGGAACCGTTAGTGCAGGTGTGGCTGGAAGCTCCACCACAGGAGGAAGTACGGCTGGGGCGACCAGTGCAGCAACAACGACCACTAATCCACCCGAGCAAGAAATGTTCAACTTTGATGAACTTATCCAACCGCAAGTGGTAATAAAGCAACAG